Part of the Thamnophis elegans isolate rThaEle1 chromosome 10, rThaEle1.pri, whole genome shotgun sequence genome, AAACGGTAAAGGTAAAttacttttttaacattttttgcaGGTTTAATTCTGTGGAGATAAACCTCTTCTATAGCTATATCTGTGAAACTATTCAGTACCTACATTCTCAAGTGGTAGAAAGCATTCCTGATCTTGCCAGAGTATTGCCTACACTATCATCTGTTCTGAGGAGGaaagataaaaacaaaagaattaagTCAGCATGGGAATCGGCACTGGAGATATTGGGACTCCAGGAAGAAGATGTTAAAGTATTCTGTACATTTTTCATTACCTACAGCCAGGATGCAAACTACTTCCCTGATAAACTAAGGCAAGATTATACCCAAGACATCCAATCTGTTGTAAACAAAGTGGTGAATAATCAAGTCCTTCATCATAGCCTATTATGTGCTATTAATATAGTGGAAAATAAGAAAGTTTGAAGATATAGCTAAACTGCAAATATATTATGAAGCAATACTTTTCCTCAAGAAATACATGAAACATTCTCCTATAAGGGAAAATATTTAATTCAAATTGATTGAAAGATGCAAAACTTCTTAGTTTTATGTATTTGGGAGAAGCAATATTGGCCTGCTTTATAAAGCTGTAGAACAGATTGTGTAGATACCGTTTATGAAGTGTGAACACCAGAAAGTACAATGTAAGTGCTAGACTTTTCCTTTTTGTGTATAACATCTTTAAAAATCCTTCCATTAGTTATTTCTGCCGAAGGGCTGGACTGCAGTTATTATGTATTTCATTTTGTTGTTTCCCATGTTAAATATGTCTAATCCTTGAATAGCagatggaatttatttatttatttatttatttatttattgataccTAAAACCTAGTTCTTTGAATCTAGGCTATTACTTATAATATATAACATGTAATATTTTGTGGCACAAATGTATGAGTTTCTATCTGATGTAGCTTGCTGCCAAATATTCAACATTACTGTACATACAACAGAAATATCACTGTCAAATGTCCgtacttggtacatagatgactgaGAAATTAGGTATGTGTCCCAAAGGTGATGGGAAACTATACAATTGGAAATAAAATCCAGAATTGCTCTGTGATCACTAAAGAGTTTCCAAAGAGAAAATCTCAAAAATCTCCCACTGAATTGACAGTGGATTCATACTTGAATGACAAAATAACTTTTGTACAAACAGAAGAGATAAATGATATCCAAAAGCAGCTTTATGAATGATATAAACAGGAAGAAGAAGATAAGTATCTGGCTTTGAAAATTCAG contains:
- the SMCO1 gene encoding single-pass membrane and coiled-coil domain-containing protein 1; amino-acid sequence: MAKEPLSLCVLNKTLNRTENKLQTIQSQYVVLDSGIQKLSDKFDFWNTVLEQDEMWTSLLEDRFNSVEINLFYSYICETIQYLHSQVVESIPDLARVLPTLSSVLRRKDKNKRIKSAWESALEILGLQEEDVKVFCTFFITYSQDANYFPDKLRQDYTQDIQSVVNKVVNNQVLHHSLLCAINIVENKKV